In a genomic window of Pedobacter sp. KBS0701:
- a CDS encoding cyclopropane-fatty-acyl-phospholipid synthase family protein, whose translation MWYDKLLENDKLPDTALRIGIRKLCKQRLDDETLGDEELQQEKFMDLVAELKQLPIAVNTADANEQHYELPTEFFQYCLGKNLKYSSGYWKPGVKDIDTSEDDMLALTCKRADLQNGQNVLELGCGWGSLSLYMSAKFPESTFTVVSNSATQKIFIDETAKQRGIQNLTVLTADMNTFTIADTFDRVVSVEMFEHMRNYKSLLNKVASFMKPDGKLFVHIFTHKSLAYKFEVIDETDWMSKYFFTGGIMPSNHLFFYFNDDLKIDKHWVVNGTNYGKTSEAWLSNMDRHKKEIMPILERTYGKDQAVKWWVYWRLFYMSCAELFNYNKGNEWMVCHYLFEKNK comes from the coding sequence ATGTGGTACGATAAACTTTTAGAAAACGACAAACTTCCTGATACGGCCTTGCGTATCGGCATCAGAAAATTATGCAAACAGCGCCTGGATGATGAAACGCTTGGCGATGAGGAACTACAGCAGGAAAAATTTATGGACCTGGTTGCTGAACTGAAGCAATTGCCGATTGCGGTAAATACAGCTGATGCCAATGAACAGCATTACGAACTGCCAACCGAATTCTTTCAATATTGTTTGGGTAAAAATTTAAAATACAGCAGTGGTTATTGGAAACCGGGCGTTAAAGATATTGATACTTCAGAAGATGATATGCTGGCTTTAACCTGTAAAAGAGCCGATTTACAAAATGGACAGAATGTTTTAGAACTGGGCTGTGGCTGGGGATCGCTCTCATTGTATATGTCGGCTAAATTTCCGGAGAGCACTTTTACGGTGGTTTCGAATTCTGCAACCCAAAAAATCTTTATCGATGAAACTGCAAAACAGCGTGGAATACAAAACTTAACGGTTTTAACTGCCGATATGAATACGTTTACCATTGCCGATACATTTGACAGGGTAGTATCAGTAGAAATGTTTGAGCACATGCGCAACTATAAATCTTTGCTTAACAAGGTTGCTTCATTTATGAAACCAGATGGGAAATTATTCGTGCACATATTTACACACAAAAGCCTGGCATACAAGTTTGAGGTGATTGACGAAACCGACTGGATGAGTAAATACTTTTTTACAGGTGGGATTATGCCCTCTAATCACTTGTTTTTCTACTTTAACGACGACCTCAAAATCGATAAACACTGGGTGGTAAACGGAACCAATTACGGTAAAACCTCAGAGGCCTGGCTAAGCAATATGGATAGGCATAAAAAGGAAATCATGCCGATTTTAGAACGGACTTATGGTAAAGATCAGGCGGTGAAATGGTGGGTATACTGGAGGTTATTTTACATGTCGTGCGCCGAACTGTTCAATTATAATAAAGGAAACGAATGGATGGTGTGCCATTATTTGTTTGAAAAGAATAAATAA
- a CDS encoding TonB-dependent receptor domain-containing protein: protein MKKLLLLSFILGIFFSAHAQFPSGGFGGGPKKSTVTGRITATILDSLTKKPIDYATVSLINVKDNKSVNGGVTDEKGKLSLQNVSPDSYKLMIGFMGYKTKSVLVTTTPSKPDNNMGTIYISSSENTLADVQVQGTKAIIENKIDRMVYNAEADGTNAGGDATDVMRKVPMLSVDPTGNIQLRGGAVRVLINGKPSGTMASSVADALKMIPAEQIKTVEVITSPSAKYDAEGSGGIINIITKKSNAQGVSGSVNAAAGTRQNNGSFNLTAKTGRLSVNTSLGTNLAYAQKSQTEFITNTTYLDGTTNNISQSGFSKWSRNGYNGSVGLDYDFNAYNNISTTAKFNSFSNGGPSETNYLINNVAASNVGDMDMTFRNLDWNVDYRKTSKKEGEEFSISAQFSNGRTPTSFSNLLTSAAFPSGLQTISNNNGKNNEYTFQTDYTYPFNKRTTLEVGAKAILRDIQSQFDNTAQDFEYNQNVGAAYGVISFDLTKKLKFKGGVRAEYTRIDFNTQSSGIQKNDYLNLFPSAIISQNLKGGATIKLSYNRRVQRPSQSYLNPFRNESDQFNIMQGNPQLNPELSDNLELGYNTFIKGSIINASIFYRRTVGVIENSISPITENGVNKTLTSYINVGTAPVYGFNVFASYNLKPKWTLMTNFSGNTYSVTNNETNVNTGAFFNFNWFVRSAYGFGKGYNFELFNVITSKRRTYQGVTDPFYIYGGSFKKEILKKKGSIGLGVLNPFTKDLHIKTVNNAVNQRGTIYQSQNIYYPLRNYTVNFSYTFGKLKFTEKKKIKNDDVKQDQQPGQGSGMGGGVQQ, encoded by the coding sequence ATGAAAAAACTTTTACTATTAAGCTTTATCCTTGGAATATTTTTTAGCGCACATGCCCAGTTTCCCAGCGGCGGATTTGGTGGAGGACCCAAAAAATCTACAGTTACCGGACGTATTACTGCAACCATACTAGATTCATTAACTAAAAAGCCAATTGATTATGCAACGGTTTCTTTAATTAATGTAAAAGACAACAAATCTGTAAATGGTGGCGTAACCGACGAAAAAGGAAAACTAAGTTTACAGAACGTTTCTCCTGATTCATACAAATTGATGATTGGTTTTATGGGCTACAAAACAAAATCTGTTTTAGTTACCACCACGCCATCAAAACCTGATAATAATATGGGTACAATTTATATTTCATCAAGCGAAAATACACTGGCCGATGTTCAGGTTCAGGGAACCAAAGCCATTATTGAAAATAAAATCGACAGAATGGTGTATAACGCTGAGGCTGATGGAACAAATGCCGGCGGCGACGCTACTGATGTAATGCGTAAAGTACCAATGCTTTCAGTTGACCCTACAGGAAATATTCAACTTCGTGGTGGTGCTGTTCGTGTTTTAATTAATGGCAAACCTTCAGGAACAATGGCCAGTAGTGTTGCTGATGCATTAAAAATGATTCCGGCAGAGCAAATTAAAACGGTTGAAGTAATTACCAGTCCTTCTGCAAAATATGATGCCGAAGGCTCAGGAGGTATTATTAACATCATCACCAAAAAATCGAATGCTCAGGGAGTGAGCGGTTCAGTTAATGCTGCAGCAGGAACTCGCCAGAATAATGGTTCTTTTAATTTAACGGCAAAAACAGGCCGCCTAAGTGTGAATACAAGTTTGGGTACAAATTTAGCTTATGCTCAAAAATCACAAACTGAATTTATCACCAATACAACTTACCTGGACGGTACAACAAATAATATTTCGCAAAGTGGATTTTCTAAATGGAGCCGTAACGGATATAATGGCAGTGTAGGTTTGGATTACGATTTTAATGCTTATAACAATATTAGTACAACCGCAAAGTTTAATAGTTTTTCTAACGGTGGTCCAAGTGAAACAAATTATTTAATTAATAATGTGGCAGCATCTAATGTTGGAGATATGGACATGACTTTCAGAAACTTAGACTGGAATGTTGATTACCGTAAAACCAGTAAAAAAGAAGGAGAAGAATTTTCTATATCGGCACAATTTTCAAATGGCAGAACACCTACAAGTTTCAGTAATTTACTTACTTCGGCTGCTTTCCCATCTGGTTTGCAAACGATAAGTAATAATAACGGTAAAAATAATGAGTATACCTTTCAAACAGATTATACTTACCCATTCAACAAAAGAACAACTTTAGAAGTTGGTGCAAAAGCAATTTTACGCGATATACAAAGTCAGTTTGATAATACTGCTCAAGATTTTGAATATAACCAAAATGTAGGTGCAGCTTATGGTGTAATCAGTTTTGATTTAACTAAAAAATTAAAATTTAAAGGTGGAGTTAGAGCTGAGTATACCCGGATAGATTTTAATACGCAAAGCAGTGGTATTCAGAAAAATGATTATTTGAACTTATTTCCAAGTGCAATTATTTCGCAAAATTTAAAAGGTGGTGCTACGATAAAACTAAGCTACAACCGTCGCGTACAAAGACCGTCGCAATCTTATTTAAATCCTTTCCGTAACGAAAGCGACCAGTTTAATATTATGCAAGGTAATCCTCAATTAAACCCTGAGTTAAGTGATAATTTAGAGTTAGGATATAATACTTTTATCAAAGGGTCGATAATTAATGCCTCAATTTTTTACCGTCGCACAGTTGGCGTAATTGAGAATTCGATTTCACCAATTACCGAAAATGGTGTAAACAAGACATTAACTTCTTACATAAATGTTGGTACTGCTCCCGTTTACGGATTTAATGTTTTTGCATCGTACAATCTTAAACCAAAATGGACTTTAATGACCAACTTTTCAGGAAACACCTATTCTGTAACTAATAACGAAACCAATGTTAATACAGGTGCTTTCTTTAACTTCAACTGGTTCGTACGCTCAGCATATGGGTTTGGTAAAGGTTATAACTTTGAGTTGTTTAACGTAATAACTTCAAAAAGACGTACCTATCAAGGTGTTACAGACCCATTTTATATCTATGGTGGGTCATTCAAAAAAGAAATACTTAAGAAAAAAGGAAGTATTGGATTAGGGGTTTTAAATCCTTTTACAAAAGACCTTCACATCAAAACTGTTAATAATGCTGTTAATCAAAGAGGCACAATTTATCAAAGTCAAAACATTTATTACCCATTGCGTAACTACACAGTAAACTTTAGTTATACTTTTGGTAAACTTAAATTTACAGAGAAGAAAAAAATCAAAAACGACGATGTGAAGCAAGATCAGCAACCAGGACAAGGAAGTGGAATGGGCGGTGGTGTTCAGCAGTAA
- a CDS encoding cyclopropane-fatty-acyl-phospholipid synthase family protein — protein MNTLTAARTSRGFFERVVLNALSKMTLGKLELSLPNGETLIFGNGEHKIEAHIQVNHPDFFKSIALYGDIGFGEGYTSGLWDTTNITNVIKWVILNIENAPSVTGSKANSIALNIFKWVNKIYHIRRENTLAGSQKNISEHYDLNNDFFATFLDKTMTYSSGYFNPEDLSLEESQYAKYDRLARQLKIKATDHVLEIGSGWGGNAIFLAKNYGCKVTSVTISKEQQKLAMERVHAEGLAGQVSVIIQDYRKIEGAFDKIVSIEMLEAVGHQYLETYFEKCQKLLKPEGIFAFQVITSPDCRYDKLRNGVDWIQKHIFPGSLLPSVAAINKAINETGDLTMVDLKDMGLDYAHTLHLWYIAFNKNLNKVKALGFDETFIRKWNYYLNYCEAAFAMRNINVMQMVYSRPNNISR, from the coding sequence ATGAATACGCTTACCGCTGCCAGAACATCAAGAGGTTTTTTCGAAAGAGTAGTGCTTAATGCGCTTTCTAAAATGACATTAGGCAAATTGGAACTTTCATTGCCAAATGGCGAAACACTGATTTTTGGAAACGGTGAACATAAAATAGAAGCACATATACAGGTTAACCATCCCGATTTCTTTAAATCGATTGCGCTTTATGGCGATATCGGTTTTGGCGAAGGTTATACCTCGGGCCTTTGGGATACCACAAACATTACCAATGTAATTAAATGGGTAATCCTGAACATTGAAAATGCACCTTCGGTTACCGGGAGCAAGGCAAACTCCATTGCGCTGAATATTTTTAAATGGGTTAACAAAATCTATCATATACGCAGGGAAAATACTTTGGCGGGATCGCAGAAAAATATTTCGGAGCACTACGATCTGAACAATGATTTCTTTGCGACTTTTCTGGATAAAACCATGACTTATTCGAGCGGTTATTTTAATCCTGAAGATTTAAGTTTAGAAGAATCGCAATATGCTAAATACGACCGCCTGGCCAGGCAATTAAAAATTAAGGCAACCGACCATGTATTGGAAATTGGAAGTGGTTGGGGCGGTAATGCAATTTTTTTAGCCAAAAATTACGGCTGTAAAGTTACTTCGGTTACCATTTCTAAAGAACAGCAAAAACTGGCAATGGAGCGTGTTCATGCAGAAGGACTGGCCGGTCAGGTTTCGGTCATTATTCAGGACTATCGCAAAATTGAGGGTGCTTTTGATAAAATCGTATCCATTGAAATGCTCGAAGCCGTGGGTCACCAATATTTAGAAACCTATTTCGAAAAATGCCAGAAGTTATTAAAACCCGAGGGGATTTTTGCCTTTCAGGTAATTACCTCACCCGATTGTAGATATGATAAATTGAGAAACGGTGTAGATTGGATTCAGAAGCACATTTTTCCAGGCTCACTTTTACCTTCAGTAGCCGCCATAAACAAAGCAATAAATGAAACCGGCGATTTAACCATGGTCGATTTAAAAGATATGGGTTTGGATTATGCCCATACACTTCATTTATGGTATATCGCATTCAATAAAAACCTGAATAAAGTAAAAGCCCTGGGCTTTGATGAAACCTTTATCCGCAAGTGGAATTATTACCTGAACTATTGCGAAGCAGCTTTTGCCATGCGGAATATTAATGTGATGCAAATGGTTTATTCAAGACCAAACAATATTTCGAGGTAA
- a CDS encoding DUF1475 family protein, whose translation MINLLKIIFSALLVFMCYKVISTSLESNLLEQWDFLGGIPWMCATLWDFYANIFIITLWMFYKEKSIILKISITILFVCLGSIATLAYVLVYLFKLKDDEGVKELLLRREV comes from the coding sequence ATGATCAACTTACTCAAAATCATTTTCTCTGCCCTTTTAGTTTTTATGTGTTATAAAGTAATCAGCACTTCGCTGGAAAGTAACCTGTTAGAGCAATGGGATTTCCTGGGCGGCATACCCTGGATGTGCGCTACCCTCTGGGATTTTTATGCTAACATCTTCATTATCACTTTGTGGATGTTTTATAAAGAAAAAAGCATTATTCTTAAAATCTCTATTACCATTTTGTTCGTATGTTTAGGAAGCATAGCAACCTTAGCTTATGTTTTGGTGTATTTATTCAAACTAAAAGATGACGAAGGTGTTAAAGAATTACTTTTAAGGCGTGAGGTGTAG
- a CDS encoding NAD(P)/FAD-dependent oxidoreductase, with product MKRINNVRGKDVGWIMELAICPSSILHHPYHIFRHPYHIIHLPYYIMNKLAIIGSGIAGMGCAHKLQHKYDITLFEELDYIGGHTNTITLEEDGHPIYLDSGFMVFNYQTYPNLTEMFAEINAPVIKTDMSFSVQFLPKNLEYSGSSLNHLFAQRKNLFNISYLKMLMQINRFNKQSVEILDKPEYQDYSIGQFFKAFGYSEDMLWQYLIPMSAAVWSAPMEQILDFPAVTLIRFFKNHGFLGLDTQHQWYTLQNGSQAYREKLIAPFRDRIKINTKIVAVKRLENGKVEVENQKGEKLEFDKVIMASHADQTFEIVKDKTALETELLSKFKYQLNKAVVHTDEKQMPETRLAWSSWNYRVEKQGDKLLPSTIYWMNNLQGVSKKQNYFVSINPTGTLNPEKIVKEIDYHHPLFDVPAMQAQEQLHKLNETGPIYYCGSYFKYGFHEDAYKSAVDLCRELLV from the coding sequence TTGAAAAGAATAAATAATGTAAGAGGTAAGGATGTAGGATGGATAATGGAGTTAGCAATATGCCCATCATCTATTTTACATCATCCATATCACATCTTCCGTCATCCATATCACATTATCCATCTTCCATATTACATTATGAATAAACTCGCCATTATCGGCTCCGGAATAGCAGGCATGGGTTGTGCCCATAAACTGCAGCATAAATACGATATTACCCTTTTCGAAGAGCTCGATTATATCGGTGGTCATACCAATACCATTACGCTCGAAGAAGATGGACACCCCATTTACCTGGATAGTGGCTTTATGGTTTTTAACTATCAGACCTATCCAAACCTGACAGAAATGTTTGCCGAGATTAATGCGCCGGTCATTAAAACTGATATGTCTTTCAGTGTGCAATTTCTGCCTAAAAATTTAGAATATAGTGGCTCAAGTTTGAACCATCTTTTTGCGCAACGGAAAAACCTGTTTAATATTTCTTATTTAAAAATGTTGATGCAGATTAACCGCTTTAACAAACAAAGTGTAGAAATTTTGGATAAACCCGAGTATCAGGATTATTCGATCGGGCAGTTTTTTAAAGCTTTTGGTTATAGTGAGGATATGCTTTGGCAATATCTTATTCCGATGAGTGCTGCGGTTTGGAGTGCCCCGATGGAACAGATTTTGGATTTCCCGGCGGTTACGTTGATCCGTTTTTTCAAAAATCACGGGTTTTTAGGATTAGATACCCAGCATCAGTGGTACACGCTGCAAAATGGCAGTCAGGCTTACCGCGAAAAACTGATAGCGCCATTCCGCGACAGGATCAAAATCAATACTAAAATTGTTGCGGTAAAACGTTTAGAGAATGGTAAAGTTGAAGTGGAAAATCAAAAGGGCGAGAAATTAGAATTCGATAAAGTGATAATGGCCAGTCATGCAGACCAGACTTTTGAAATCGTAAAAGATAAAACAGCTTTAGAAACTGAACTCCTTTCTAAATTTAAATACCAGCTAAACAAAGCCGTTGTACATACCGATGAAAAGCAGATGCCCGAAACCAGACTGGCCTGGAGCAGCTGGAATTACCGGGTTGAAAAACAGGGCGATAAATTATTGCCCAGTACCATTTACTGGATGAATAATTTACAGGGAGTTTCTAAAAAGCAGAATTACTTTGTATCCATTAACCCAACAGGAACACTAAATCCTGAAAAAATTGTTAAAGAAATCGATTATCATCACCCTTTGTTTGATGTTCCTGCCATGCAGGCTCAGGAGCAATTGCACAAACTAAACGAAACCGGGCCGATATATTATTGCGGAAGTTATTTTAAATATGGTTTTCATGAAGATGCTTATAAAAGTGCTGTTGACCTGTGTAGGGAGCTGTTAGTTTAG
- a CDS encoding acyl-CoA desaturase — protein MIILIFFLCHWFLSLFSQTFFLHRYSSHKMFKMELFWERFFYLVLLISQGSSFLNPRAYAILHRMHHAYSDTEKDPHSPHFFKDVFGMMIATKNMYMNYLQYKIQPEPAFQGNYPEWPMVDRIGNSWAWRIACGLFYIGFYIAFANHWWMYILLPVHFLMGPLHGAIVNWCGHKYGYSNHDNDDHSKNSLPWDFLLMGELFQNNHHKKPNSPNFATKWWEFDPTYPVMKVLHWMKIIKIRKV, from the coding sequence ATGATCATCCTTATTTTTTTTCTTTGCCATTGGTTTTTATCCCTGTTTAGCCAAACCTTTTTCCTTCACCGTTACTCTTCTCACAAGATGTTTAAAATGGAACTTTTTTGGGAACGGTTTTTCTACCTGGTATTGCTGATTTCGCAAGGTTCATCATTTCTAAATCCAAGAGCTTATGCCATCCTCCACCGGATGCACCATGCTTATAGCGATACGGAGAAAGATCCGCACTCACCACATTTTTTTAAGGATGTTTTCGGGATGATGATTGCAACGAAGAACATGTATATGAATTATCTGCAATATAAAATACAACCTGAACCAGCTTTTCAGGGGAATTATCCCGAATGGCCGATGGTTGATAGGATTGGAAATTCATGGGCCTGGAGAATAGCATGTGGTTTATTTTATATTGGCTTTTATATTGCTTTCGCCAACCATTGGTGGATGTACATTTTATTGCCGGTACACTTTTTAATGGGGCCGTTACACGGCGCAATTGTAAACTGGTGTGGCCATAAATACGGTTATTCAAACCATGATAATGATGATCATAGTAAAAACTCTTTACCCTGGGACTTTTTGTTGATGGGTGAGCTTTTTCAGAACAACCACCACAAAAAACCGAATAGCCCAAATTTCGCGACCAAATGGTGGGAATTTGATCCAACCTACCCGGTAATGAAGGTATTGCACTGGATGAAGATTATTAAAATTAGAAAGGTTTAG
- a CDS encoding phosphoheptose isomerase produces the protein MTNDKKEIFESVAQRLKIEGFNVVNRDETRPWGGFFVIDEAQAQQFADTYFDGLNVEDLKIGGKLSPKILIVAPNTRLSWQYHHRRAEIWQVVTGTVGIKTSQTDEEGEVKKYAPKDQIKLQQGERHRLIGLEDWGVVAEIWQHTDASNPSDESDIVRVQDDFGR, from the coding sequence ATGACAAACGACAAAAAAGAAATATTCGAAAGCGTAGCGCAACGTTTAAAAATTGAAGGTTTTAATGTAGTAAACCGCGATGAAACCCGTCCTTGGGGTGGTTTCTTTGTAATAGACGAAGCGCAGGCGCAACAATTTGCAGATACTTATTTTGATGGATTAAATGTTGAAGACCTTAAAATTGGCGGTAAGTTAAGCCCGAAAATTTTAATCGTTGCACCAAATACACGTCTTTCTTGGCAATATCACCACCGCAGAGCTGAGATTTGGCAAGTAGTAACTGGTACTGTTGGCATCAAAACCAGCCAAACTGACGAAGAAGGTGAAGTGAAAAAATACGCGCCAAAAGACCAGATTAAATTACAACAAGGCGAACGCCACCGTTTAATCGGTTTAGAAGACTGGGGTGTTGTTGCAGAAATATGGCAACATACCGATGCTTCAAACCCATCAGATGAAAGCGATATTGTACGTGTTCAAGACGATTTCGGTAGATAA
- a CDS encoding DUF1365 domain-containing protein has translation MQINSSIYTAKVMHHRLAPKKHSFWYSVYMFYIDLDELEMLAQKLRWFSLNKFNLFSFRDAEHLQLPKENPDQTKNTRQHLEDYLKEHGVDGSRLKIKLLTNLNVLGYNFNPVSFYYCFDEEGNPVCCVAEISNTYREMKLFFFGKDELHGDTFKKITTKYFYVSPFIDHDDSFDFNLKVPADKLDIKINDLDKNGKLFFISTLIGEKKPLTNAALLRYFFSMPLIPLQVMGMIHWQALKLWIKKIPFHPKAENPELQRNVYKPYKPQIK, from the coding sequence ATGCAAATCAACTCATCCATCTATACCGCTAAAGTCATGCACCACCGCCTGGCACCCAAAAAACATTCTTTTTGGTACAGCGTGTATATGTTTTATATCGATCTGGACGAGCTGGAAATGCTCGCGCAAAAGCTTCGTTGGTTTAGCCTGAATAAATTTAATCTTTTTTCTTTTCGCGATGCCGAACATCTTCAGTTGCCAAAAGAAAATCCTGATCAAACCAAAAATACACGACAGCATTTAGAAGATTATTTAAAAGAGCATGGCGTTGATGGCAGCAGGCTTAAAATAAAACTCCTTACCAACCTCAATGTGCTGGGGTACAATTTTAATCCCGTTTCCTTTTATTATTGCTTCGATGAGGAAGGAAATCCGGTATGTTGTGTGGCCGAAATCAGCAATACTTACCGCGAAATGAAACTTTTTTTCTTCGGAAAAGATGAATTGCATGGCGATACCTTTAAAAAAATCACTACCAAATATTTTTATGTTTCACCATTTATCGACCATGACGATTCCTTCGATTTTAACTTAAAAGTGCCGGCTGATAAGCTCGATATTAAAATTAACGACCTGGATAAAAATGGTAAATTGTTTTTTATCAGTACCTTAATTGGTGAGAAAAAGCCATTAACGAATGCCGCTTTGCTACGATATTTTTTTTCTATGCCCTTAATACCGTTACAGGTTATGGGCATGATCCACTGGCAGGCACTTAAACTTTGGATAAAAAAAATACCTTTTCATCCAAAAGCTGAAAACCCTGAGTTGCAACGCAACGTATATAAACCCTATAAACCACAAATAAAATAG
- a CDS encoding DUF1295 domain-containing protein yields MPLQTGHLLFIALISLFACCFIMAMVWFWAKKIKNAGVVDVFWALNFPVITIITFFLSDGYDPRKILICGMFLLAELRLGIHLWQRVIGHLKEEEGRYEQLRKEWGNKADRNFFVFFQFQAISNVILAIPFFIITANQSQGISILEFTGALVWVIAFFGEMIADRQLAAFKKDPLNKGKVCDTGLWYYSRHPNYFFEWLTWMGYFIFALASPWGILAIISPAVILYLLTRVTGVPNNEEQNLRSKPVAYRKYQETTSAFFPWFKKK; encoded by the coding sequence ATGCCGCTCCAGACAGGACATCTACTATTCATCGCACTCATTTCGCTTTTTGCCTGTTGTTTTATTATGGCCATGGTTTGGTTTTGGGCAAAGAAAATTAAAAACGCAGGTGTGGTCGATGTTTTCTGGGCACTAAACTTCCCTGTAATTACAATCATCACATTTTTTTTATCTGATGGTTACGATCCCCGAAAAATTTTAATCTGTGGAATGTTTTTACTGGCAGAGTTACGCCTGGGCATTCACCTTTGGCAACGTGTTATCGGTCATTTAAAGGAAGAAGAGGGGAGGTACGAGCAACTCAGAAAGGAATGGGGCAACAAAGCCGACCGTAATTTCTTTGTTTTTTTTCAGTTTCAGGCCATATCCAATGTAATCCTGGCTATTCCATTTTTTATCATTACGGCAAATCAATCGCAGGGTATCTCTATTTTAGAGTTTACAGGTGCGCTGGTTTGGGTAATTGCTTTTTTCGGAGAAATGATTGCCGACAGGCAGCTTGCAGCGTTTAAAAAAGATCCCCTCAATAAAGGCAAAGTATGCGATACCGGATTATGGTACTACAGCCGTCATCCCAACTATTTTTTTGAGTGGCTAACCTGGATGGGCTATTTCATTTTTGCATTGGCTTCGCCATGGGGCATTCTCGCCATCATTAGTCCGGCAGTTATATTGTATTTATTAACCAGGGTTACCGGTGTGCCTAACAACGAAGAGCAAAACCTGAGGAGCAAACCTGTAGCCTATAGGAAATACCAGGAAACAACGAGTGCTTTTTTTCCGTGGTTTAAGAAAAAGTAG